Below is a window of Bremerella alba DNA.
CGGAAGACATACTCAGCGTTGCCTACAAGCAGCTAGGTCCTACCGGGCTGCCGCTAGAAGGTTGGTGGTATGCCCACAAAATCAGTCACGGCTTCGGAACCGCTGGCGTCCGCGATGTGACTTGGGAATCGGAAGACGGCAGCGATTACAAGTTATTCACCGTCTACAACCTCGTTGAACAGGCCCAGAAGGAAGGCGCCGACCCGCAGACGCCGCTGTACAACTCGGACAGCAACATCAAGACGAAGTACGCTGGCGTTGATGCTCAGTATTTCAACAGCTCGCTGCTTTTAGATCACGAGCAAAGCTCGACCTCGATCGACCTGGCCCAGGCTACCGGTGCACCGATTGCCCCAATCAATGAATCGTACGAACCGAAAACCGACTGTACGTTCACACTGCAAAGCCGCGCCTATCCGATTGGCGGCGGCCAGATGGTCAACCAAAAGTTCCGTATCTTTGCCGGTCCTAAGAAGACGGAAGTGCTGGCACACTACGGGCTCGGTAAAGTTGAATACTACGGGTGGTTCAGCCCGGTCTCCTCGGTCTTGCTGATCGTGCTGCATGCGTTGCACTCGGTGCTGCATAACTATGGTTTGGCGATTATTGTGCTGACGCTGATGGTTCGTGGTGCGATGCACCCGATCAGCCGCAAGCAGGCCAAGAACATGCAGATTCAACAGGCCCTGGCACCTGAAATTAAACGCATCAGCGACCAGTACAAGGACGACCCCGAAGGTCGTCTCAAAGCCCAGCAAGACCTGTTCAAGAAGCATAAGTTCAACCCGGTAGGTGGCTGCTTGATGATGTTCATCCAGTTGCCGATCTTCCTGGGGCTTTACCGAGCTTTGGCGGTCGACTTCCAACTGCGGCAAGCGCCGCTGATTCCCGGCCTGGCGTGGTGCTCGAACTTGGCTGCTCCGGATCAACTGCTGTACTGGGGCGACTGGATGCCAGAGTTCCTCTCGCGTCCGACCGGTTTCCCGAGCTTGGGGCCTTACCTCAATATCTTGCCGCTGATCACCGTGGCATTGTTTTTGGTGCAGCAAAAGTTGTTCATGCCGCCACCGCAAGATGAACAACAGGCGATGCAGCAGCGAATCATGACCGTCATGATGGTCTTCATGGGCGTCATGTTCTTTAAAGTCCCTTCGGGCCTGTGTCTTTACTTCATCACTTCCAGCCTCTGGGGCATCGTCGAACGGAAGCTGCTTCCCAAGCCGAAGAACATCCCCGTGGTGATCGAGGCGAAGAAAGAAGCCATCAAACAGCCGAAGATCCGTCAGGCGAAAAAGAAGAAGTAGCTTTCAGAGGGTGCCACTGTTGGACGAACCAGCAGTGGCACTGAATCACTTTATTTATGGGTGTTCATCGGTGCTGTCCGTGGTCACTCTTCTTCTCGGGGGCTAATCCGACTTAAGTCGAAAGGACAGAGTCGTTGGACCTGGAACAAACGATCGTTGCGATTTCGTCCGCGCCGGGCATTGGCAGCCGATCGATCGTCCGCTTAAGTGGCGAGGACGCCGTCCGCATCGCGTTGAGTATCACGACACAACCGAACGAGACGTCATTCAATACCTCGCAGGTCGTGCCTCGCGAGATCTGCCTACCTGGCGAGCGAAAACTGACAGCCGACTTTTGGATCTGGCCCACTTCGCGCAGCTATACGAAACAGCCGCAGGTCGAGATTCACCTGCCGGGAAGCCGAGCCATCGCCGATCTGGTACTGCTCGACTTGCGCCGCGCTAACGCCCGCCTGGCCCAACCGGGCGAGTTCACCATGCGGGCCTTTCTGGCAGGCCGACTCGATCTGACCCAAGCCGAAGCCGTGCTGGGTGTGATCGACGCCAACGGCGAGCAGCGTTTTCAAGCGGCGCTGCGGCAGCTATCCGGCGGACTGTCTGGCCCGCTACAAGCCGCGCGCAACGACTTAATCGAACTGTTGGCACTGTTGGAAGCAGGTCTCGATTTCGTCGAAGAAGACATCGAGTTCATCGAGATGGAAGAACTGCGGATGCGTGTTACCCAGATTCACGATTCGCTGGCAAAGCTCCGCGATCAAATCCGATCGCGGACGACAAACCAGTCGATTCCCAAGGTGGTGCTTCTCGGTCTGCCCAATGCCGGCAAAAGTAGCTTGTTCAATGCGCTGGCCGGATCGGACGAGGCCATCACCTCTCCAATCTCTGGGACGACGCGTGACTTCATCACCCGGAAGGTCTGTTGGGAGAACATCGATCTCGAGTTAGTCGATACGGCCGGACACGAAGCGTTCGAGGATGGTGATGTAATCCGAAAATTCATGGCCGACCAAACCCGATTTGCCACTGAAGATTGTGACCTCGGAATCCTATGTGTCGATGCCGAAGTAGGAATAACGGATCAAGATCGTGAACTCTGCGCAAGAATCCCGGTCGATCAGTCCCTTATGGTCGCGACGAAGTGTGATACGCCCGAACCAGTAAGCCCAGAATTTGCCGCGCATGCGACCAGTGCCAGAACAGGTAGTGGTGTCCCAGGCCTCCAAAAGGCAATCGTAGCGAAACTTACGGAGCTACAGCTTACCGCAGACGCAATGGTGCCCAGTTCGGCAATCCGCTGCCTGGGGGCCATCGAACAGACGCTTGGGGCGCTTACCACCTGTTTGGATGGCATCTCGGGATATCAATCTGAAGAGTTGATTGCTTCTGAGATTCGTTACGCCATCTCGCAGCTTGCCGAAGTGGTAGGTGCTGTCTACACCGATGACATTCTGGACGTCATCTTTTCCCGATTTTGCATTGGAAAATAGTCCGAATATCTTGGTTTTCTGTGCCGGGTTTTATTGCATAAAGTGTACCTAATCGCTAAGTTGACAACATAGGCAACACGTGAGGGGTCTGTACCTAGCGTGCTGTCATGGTTGAGATGTCGCCAAATCCTACCACCTTGGTTTCCTTTCCAGCCTTTCCTTTTTTAGTCAATCACCGCTTCTTCGGCCCGGCCCGCTTTGTATTTCTTTCTTGAGCACCCGGCCCACTAGAAGCGACGGATTCGCAATTCAACGAGGAGATTAGTACATGCGTTCCAACCAGAATCGTCGTAACTTCATGAAGCTGACGGCAGCCGCCGGTGCTGGCTTCTGGGCTGCTGCTGGCGTGCAGGCCCAAGATACGAAATCCCCCAATGAGAAGATCAACTTCGCCAGCATCGGTATCGGTGGTAAAGGTTCGAGCGACTCGAATGATGCTGGCCGCGCTGGCAACATGGTAGCGATTGTTGACATCGATAAAGAACGTCTGGAACAAGCGGGTGCCCGCTTCCCCGGCGCAAAGAGCTACACCGATTACCGCGAAATGCTGACTGAAATGGGCGACAAGGTCGACGCCGTTACTGTCAGTACCCCAGACCACTCGCACGCTCCGGCTTCCGCCATGGCGATGAAGATGGGCAAGCATTGCTTCACGCAGAAGCCGCTGACCCACAGCATCTGGGAAGCACGTCGCCTGGGCGAAATCGCCAAGGAAAACAAAGTTGTTACTCAGATGGGTAACCAAGGTACTGCCGAACGCGGTGTTCGTCGTGCTGCGGAACTGATCCAAGGTGGCGCGATTGGCAATGTGAACGAAGTTCACGTTTGGACCAACCGCCCAGTGTGGCCGCAAGGTGTCGCCAAGCCAGAAACACAGCCAGTTCCTGAATCGCTTGATTGGGAAATGTTCATCGGTCCGGCTCCTTACCGTGAATACGCCGATGCTTATCACCCATTCAAATGGCGTGGTTGGTGGGACTTCGGTACCGGTGCTTTGGGCGACATGGCTTGCCATACGTTCAACATGGCCTTCATGGGCTTGAACCTGCGTGACCCAATTTCGGTCGAAGCCGAATCGTCTGGTCACAACGGCCAAACCTATCCGAAGTGGTCGGTCATCAAGTTCGAGTTCCCAGAACTCGCTGGTCGTGCTCCGGTTACCATGTACTGGTACGACGGCGGCAAGCTGCCTTCCCCAGAACTGACCAAGGACCTGCCGCTGAGCAATAACAAGCTGTCCAGCAGTGGTAGCCTGTTGATTGGCGACGCCGGCAAGATCTACTCGCCAAACGATTACGGTGCCAAGTTCAACTTGCTACCCGAAGAAAAGTTCAAGGACTACGAAGGTCCAGAAGAATCGATTCCGCGTTCGCCGGGTCACTTCAAGGAATTCGTCGACGGCATCAATGGCGGTCCAGAGCCTATGTCGAACTTCCCGAACTACGCTGGCCCACTTTCCGAAACCATCTTGCTGGGTAACCTGTCCGTCTGGACCACCGGCGAATCTGGCAAGGGTAAGGTCATCGAGTGGGATGCGAAGAACCTGGAAGCTAAGAACGCTCCGGAAGTCGCGGAAATCATCAAGCCGAAGTACCGCGAAGGTTGGGCTGACTTGATTTAGTTCCGATCCGCGGAATGATTGTTGCAACGAGAAAAAGCGGAGCCGTCCCCACGATGGCTCCGCTTTCTTATGTACTGGTCGGAAGAATCTGACGAATCGTTTGCGGGATTTGTCCATGATCTTATATGATTGACATGCGATCGATAATTCGATCGACTCCCGCTTAATTCCTACCGAGTGACGCGATGCCTTTACCCCCTTCCGCAACAAAGACGGTTTCCGACGCACAAAGTGCCGCGTCTCAAACCGAATCCGCCTTTGTGCATTACGACCGTATGCAAACGGCGGAAGAAGATGCGCTGCTTATCCAGGCATTGCAGTCCAACGATCGCGAAGCGCTGGGCACGTTTGTGCAGCGACAACAAGGGTTTGTCTTTGGCTACCTCCGCTCGCGGATGGTCGACCCGACCGACGCTGACGACCTATGCCAGGAAGTCTTTCTGCGGTGCCTGGCCGGCAAAGTTCGCTTTCGCGGCGACGTGCCGGTGCGGCCTTGGCTGATAGGCGTGGCCCGCAACGTCCTACGCGAACACATTCGTCGCCACAAGCGCCGGAAGGAAGTCGAATGGACCGAGCTTTGCTTGGAACTTGACAGTTTGACCCAAGACGACAGTTCGGACTATCGCGTCGTGCACGGTTGGCTTCATGCGTGCATCGAGACACTCGGCAGTTCGGCCCACGAAGCGCTGAAAATGCATTACTTCGCACGGCTCAAGATGGCTCAGATTGCCGAAAAGATGCGGCGTAGCGAAGGGGCCGTCAAGCTACTCGTTTTCCGTGCTCGCCAGGCCCTCAAAGTGTGCGTCACACGAAAGTCGCAAAACGCCCCGGATGAATGAACAAGACCTGATCGTAC
It encodes the following:
- a CDS encoding YidC/Oxa1 family insertase periplasmic-domain containing protein — translated: MERRHITFIFLAASLLLTFNLLSNMNQPEEKPDDGREEIVEVDADANAPKEGNPGDANGPPVEEDKVAYDRQFATLGSVNPEDGYRMLVTLDSKGASVHRVELSNPSYQSYEHDDDGGYLGQLAFDETDGNGVKVNVIGPGTPAALAVATTEGVENGLKIGDTIVAVNDQPISDINSFQEVMRGTKPRGEIQVTVKRAAATEGEEPQKITFTVALRKHPIEVIKPDVSTITGGNGLPQEFVHPPAYLTTLAQVGTLTAREGSAQYKSLAEIKGLPSLIHGNWQTKQISENEVHFEITIFPSDLKQLGDNRKLRLVKKFKLTKITDEMTDADGFHIDYDLEIHNDSEDILSVAYKQLGPTGLPLEGWWYAHKISHGFGTAGVRDVTWESEDGSDYKLFTVYNLVEQAQKEGADPQTPLYNSDSNIKTKYAGVDAQYFNSSLLLDHEQSSTSIDLAQATGAPIAPINESYEPKTDCTFTLQSRAYPIGGGQMVNQKFRIFAGPKKTEVLAHYGLGKVEYYGWFSPVSSVLLIVLHALHSVLHNYGLAIIVLTLMVRGAMHPISRKQAKNMQIQQALAPEIKRISDQYKDDPEGRLKAQQDLFKKHKFNPVGGCLMMFIQLPIFLGLYRALAVDFQLRQAPLIPGLAWCSNLAAPDQLLYWGDWMPEFLSRPTGFPSLGPYLNILPLITVALFLVQQKLFMPPPQDEQQAMQQRIMTVMMVFMGVMFFKVPSGLCLYFITSSLWGIVERKLLPKPKNIPVVIEAKKEAIKQPKIRQAKKKK
- a CDS encoding tRNA modification GTPase; protein product: MDLEQTIVAISSAPGIGSRSIVRLSGEDAVRIALSITTQPNETSFNTSQVVPREICLPGERKLTADFWIWPTSRSYTKQPQVEIHLPGSRAIADLVLLDLRRANARLAQPGEFTMRAFLAGRLDLTQAEAVLGVIDANGEQRFQAALRQLSGGLSGPLQAARNDLIELLALLEAGLDFVEEDIEFIEMEELRMRVTQIHDSLAKLRDQIRSRTTNQSIPKVVLLGLPNAGKSSLFNALAGSDEAITSPISGTTRDFITRKVCWENIDLELVDTAGHEAFEDGDVIRKFMADQTRFATEDCDLGILCVDAEVGITDQDRELCARIPVDQSLMVATKCDTPEPVSPEFAAHATSARTGSGVPGLQKAIVAKLTELQLTADAMVPSSAIRCLGAIEQTLGALTTCLDGISGYQSEELIASEIRYAISQLAEVVGAVYTDDILDVIFSRFCIGK
- a CDS encoding Gfo/Idh/MocA family protein, with product MRSNQNRRNFMKLTAAAGAGFWAAAGVQAQDTKSPNEKINFASIGIGGKGSSDSNDAGRAGNMVAIVDIDKERLEQAGARFPGAKSYTDYREMLTEMGDKVDAVTVSTPDHSHAPASAMAMKMGKHCFTQKPLTHSIWEARRLGEIAKENKVVTQMGNQGTAERGVRRAAELIQGGAIGNVNEVHVWTNRPVWPQGVAKPETQPVPESLDWEMFIGPAPYREYADAYHPFKWRGWWDFGTGALGDMACHTFNMAFMGLNLRDPISVEAESSGHNGQTYPKWSVIKFEFPELAGRAPVTMYWYDGGKLPSPELTKDLPLSNNKLSSSGSLLIGDAGKIYSPNDYGAKFNLLPEEKFKDYEGPEESIPRSPGHFKEFVDGINGGPEPMSNFPNYAGPLSETILLGNLSVWTTGESGKGKVIEWDAKNLEAKNAPEVAEIIKPKYREGWADLI
- a CDS encoding RNA polymerase sigma factor, with the translated sequence MPLPPSATKTVSDAQSAASQTESAFVHYDRMQTAEEDALLIQALQSNDREALGTFVQRQQGFVFGYLRSRMVDPTDADDLCQEVFLRCLAGKVRFRGDVPVRPWLIGVARNVLREHIRRHKRRKEVEWTELCLELDSLTQDDSSDYRVVHGWLHACIETLGSSAHEALKMHYFARLKMAQIAEKMRRSEGAVKLLVFRARQALKVCVTRKSQNAPDE